From Hydra vulgaris chromosome 15, alternate assembly HydraT2T_AEP, one genomic window encodes:
- the LOC136092267 gene encoding uncharacterized protein LOC136092267 gives MIKELTIQNSDDADSIYDLEIAVKDVFNYIKHLMRDSQQKKAKIEAFKQLNDETAFWLKDFCQKILPVRYREGQREYFGKKGMSLHVDIFFIKIAGKLFKRVYFTSMYRCDQGIGDVVSLATAVLDQFRIDQPHIKKMFTKSDNAGCYQGNLSAEAIYNVCKERDIKLLRYDYNEPCCGKDQCDRESAVVKTILRTYVDSGNNLLTAEDIHKAMHYSFGAKDAKVAVAQISNDKTVVTGPKIKNISNYHSFEFGEKSVKMWRYFNIGEGIEQEYGNLKIQPSIKLLLPYSKTDNSIKRNKSLKEKQKRSDRQLYSLRFCTEMNCTLSFESDAELEEHMLSGLHTVPKSLTSLDKVRNSFVHKMKITSQLNMPISSSSNSASVKDKPHCMNIFLLQGWALPVRSSFRFSNQQKELLYKYFIRGEESGNKMSPEQVHMQLRRELPPDQYVTSQQIRSLFSRFSNLKRKGNLVEPTTENNENSQVNDNKEVYGENDDFNLAGDNEDDNKYEEDIANLAKEICLVWKVNDWVAVAYEKQWNIGYIVEVSITGIRVNCMITGQEKNTFRWPVTTEEINNQTDKIICLVNAPFLISGCGDYSLSEEDYNTVISLFLEKLSAAE, from the exons ATGATCAAAGAACTAACAATTCAAAATTCTGACGATGCTGATTCTatttatgatttggaaattgctgTAAAGGATGTATTCAACTACATAAAACACCTGATGAGAGATTCTCAACAGAAAAAGGCAAAAATCGAAGCTTTTAAGCAATTAAACGATGAAACTGCTTTCTGGcttaaagatttttgtcaaaaaattcttCCGGTTCGATACAGAGAGGGCCAAAGAGAGTATTTTGGCAAGAAAGGAATGAGTTTACATGTGGATATATTCTTCATAAAAATAGCAGGAAAGTTATTCAAACGTGTTTACTTTACTTCAATGTATAGGTGTGATCAGGGAATAGGTGATGTTGTTTCGTTAGCCACTGCAGTTTTAGACCAATTCAGAATTGATCAACCGCATATCAagaaaatgtttaccaaatctgATAATGCCGGCTGCTATCAGGGAAATCTTTCAGCTGAAGCAATCTACAATGTATGCAAAGAGAGAGATATAAAGTTGCTGAGATATGATTATAATGAACCCTGTTGTGGAAAAGATCAATGTGACAGGGAGAGTGCAGTTGTAAAGACAATTTTAAGGACTTACGTTGACTCTGGTAATAATCTTTTGACTGCTGAAGATATACACAAGGCTATGCATTATAGTTTTGGCGCTAAAGATGCAAAAGTAGCAGTTGCTCAAATTAGCAATGATAAAACTGTAGTTACTGGACCAAAGATTAAGAACATTAGCAACTATCACTCATTTGAGTTTGGTGAGAAAAGTGTGAAGATGTGGCGTTATTTCAATATCGGTGAGGGAATTGAACAAGAGTATGGAAATCTTAAAATTCAACCCTCGATTAAGTTGTTGTTGCCATATAGCAAAACAGATAATTCAATTAAGCGTAACAAGTCACTTAaggaaaaacagaaaagaagtGACAGGCAATTATATTCATTAAGATTTTGCACTGAAATGAATTGTACTTTATCATTTGAAAGCGATGCTGAGTTAGAAGAACACATGCTATCCGGTCTTCATACAGTTCCGAAATCATTAACATCATTGGATAAAGTTCGCAACTCGTTTGTTCATAAGATGAAAATTACTTCACAACTAAATATGCCAATTTCTTCATCCTCTAACAGTGCTTCCGTAAAAGACAAACCGCATTGCATGAACATTTTTCTATTGCAAGGTTGGGCATTACCAGTTCGaagttcttttagattttcaaatcaGCAGAAAGAACTgttgtataaatactttattcgtGGAGAAGAATCAGGTAATAAAATGAGCCCTGAGCAGGTTCACATGCAGCTGAGGAGAGAACTTCCGCCTGATCAATATGTAACTAGCCAACAGAtaagatctttattttcaaG ATTTAGTAACCTGAAAAGAAAAGGTAACCTGGTAGAACCGACaacagaaaataatgaaaatagtcaggttaacgataacaaagaagtttatggcgaaaatgatgactttaatCTGGCAGGAgacaatgaagatgataataaatatgagGAAGACATCGCCAATCTTGCAAAAGAAATTTGTCTTGTATGGAAAGTGAATGATTGGGTTGCTGTTGCATAtgaaaaacaatggaatattggatatattgtggag GTATCTATAACTGGGATCAGAGTTAATTGTATGATTACCGGGCAAGAGAAGAATACTTTTCGCTGGCCAGTTACTACCGAGGAGATAAATAAccaaactgataaaattatctGTTTAGTAAATGCTCCTTTTCTAATCAGTGGTTGTGGCGATTATTCATTATCCGAAGAAGACTATAATACAGTCATATCATTATTCTTAGAGAAACTTTCTGCAGCAGAGTAG